GTCAATAACGAAGAAATCATCAGGGAAATAGAGAGCGGCAAAACTATCTTGCAGCCCTGGTAGAATGCGAATGCATGCTTGCTGGAGATTGGTTGGGTGTGGATTTTGATGTCCATATTTAATCTCTGAAAAAATGTTATTGGGTACAAAGGGTTCTGTATGTGGAATTCGGTTCTCAAGAACATCAATTAACCTTTGGATGTCTTCTTTCGTAGCAAGTTGCTTTTCCAATTTAAGTTGATATCCTAAGTTCCCACTAACTTCAATTGTAGCCCACTCAACATCAGAGATACGTGAGATTCCAGCTTGCCGTAGTCTCATTTCAAGCTTATCAGCTGTTAGCCTGAGTTTGCGCATGTTACTTTCAACCAATTGCCCATTTTCAATTACATGAACTGCCTTGCCCGTAATAAAAGTTTCGAATCCGTTAGACTTAATCTCCAGGTATTCCATCAACATCATGACCACGACCAAAACTGCTGCTAATAGAAAAGTTTAATACCTCCGCATTCATGATGGTATAGGTTGCCCAATTGGCAGGAAGAATTTTTAAACCACACGATTTACTAAAAGGGGGGAAGACGATGAAAGTATGTAGCAAGGAGACGAGTAGGCAACAAAACAATCGAAACGATAACGGCAGGCAATGAAAGAGGCGCTAAGCTTTTATACGCTTAGCGCCACTAGGGTTAGTTATTTCAGTACATTCAAAGCACGTCGTAGCTTCTTTGCAAACTCTATGGGGGGTTCAACGGATTCAATATGCAAATACATGAGACGTGGCTTATCAAAGAGCCAGTGATTGTGCAGGGCAGAAACGATAAACCCTTCCTTACGAACAGCGTCAATAAATTTTTGGACTTCGTTTTGCAGGAGTGTAAATTCCCCCGTATTCAAGGTATTTCCTTCTTTATCGAGGGATTCAATGGTAATTTCATGCTCAGTATCATATGGTTTGCCCAAGATTGTTGCATGGAGATTACGCTGAATCGTGATAGAACAAGTATCATTTGACATGCCTGTCCCACCCAGAATTTTGGC
This genomic stretch from Brevibacillus brevis harbors:
- a CDS encoding DUF1259 domain-containing protein; the protein is MKIPKSLCDRIAKILGGTGMSNDTCSITIQRNLHATILGKPYDTEHEITIESLDKEGNTLNTGEFTLLQNEVQKFIDAVRKEGFIVSALHNHWLFDKPRLMYLHIESVEPPIEFAKKLRRALNVLK
- a CDS encoding DUF421 domain-containing protein; the protein is MMLMEYLEIKSNGFETFITGKAVHVIENGQLVESNMRKLRLTADKLEMRLRQAGISRISDVEWATIEVSGNLGYQLKLEKQLATKEDIQRLIDVLENRIPHTEPFVPNNIFSEIKYGHQNPHPTNLQQACIRILPGLQDSFAALYFPDDFFVID